Genomic segment of Octadecabacter arcticus 238:
TGCAAAATCGGCTCGGCCACGGTGAAGATGATCACGATGCCAACGATGAACGCCAGCACCGCGCGGATAAGTCGTGTCCGCAGTTCGGCCAGATGTTCGATCAACGGCGCAGCACTATCTTCCATGCCGTCGTCGGGGTTGTCAGACTCGCTCATTTGGCGTCCTTTGCAGGCGACTTGGCTTTGACGGGGGCTTTAACAGGAGCCTTGGTGGCGGCCTTTTTCGGCGCGGCCTTTTTTGCAGCTGTCGTCTTTGGCGGCGCCTTTTTAGCTGCCGCCGCCTTCGGCGCTGCCTTCTTTGGCGCAGCTTTGGGCGCCGTCTCAGGGCCAGCCTCCACCTTCGCATCCGCTTTCTCAGCCGCAATCCGGTCTTCAGCGGCCTTCGCCATCGCCTTATTAAGCTTCTCAGCAGTTGCAGTGCGCTCTGCGGACAGCTTGGTCTTCAGCGCCTCGGTCTCACCACCAGCCTTGAGGGTCGATTTCACCGCCCCTTGGGACGCTTCTCGGATCTTATCGACACCGAACTTTTTGGGGTTCGCTGCGGCTTTGATGGTTTTGTTAATTTCGTTAATGCCTGATTCGTCAGCAGCAGCATTCATCGCGCTGGAAAACTCCCGCGCCATGCCTTTTGCCTTACCAACGAATTGTCCGACCTGTCGGAACATTCCCGGCAGGTCCTTGGGCCCGATGACGATCAACGCCACGATCCCGACGACCAACATCTCCATCCAGCTAAGATTAGGCATCCGCCGTCTCCCGATTGGTCAGAGTTAAACTTTTGTATCTTCGTCGGCGGGTGTCACGTCTTTGACATCATCAGACATCGTCTCTTCGATCTCTTTGCTGCTGTCGTCCACGCCCTTTTTGAACGCGGTGATGCCTTTGCCAACTTCACCCATCAGGGACGAAATTTTGCCGCGCCCGAACAGGACCAGCACCACGACAGCGATCAAAAGGAGGCCCGGAAGACCGATATTGTTGAGCATGTTTTATCTCCAGAAAAGGGGCGATCTGGCCCGCATTAGCATTTCAAGACCTAGACGTAGTGCCGCTGTGGATGTTTTGAAAGGCCAAATCGCCTGTATCCACACCTAATCCGCAAGGGTTTGCCGTATGTTGTGCCACTATTCTGGCAACTGACAGCTTTTTGTCATAAACTATCCCAACAGGAGGACCCACATGCGCCGCGCTGACCGATTGATGACCCTGATTCGCCATCTGCGTAGCGGCGATTTGCACCGTGCCTCTGATCTCGCGGTTGCGATGGACGTTTCCTTGCGCACGATTTACCGCGATATGGAAACACTGGCCAAATCCGGCGTCCCCGTTGAGGGTGAGCGCGGAACAGGGTATCGCATCACCGCCGCCATCACCCTGCCACCGCTAAACCTGTCTATGGCCGAACTCGAAGCATTGCATATCGGCCTCGCGGCGATGCGCCAATCGCATGACCCCGATCTGGCTGCCGCCGCCTCCAGTCTGGCAACAAAACTCGACGGGGTGCTGCCAGAGGTCAACGCGCCCAAGGCCCTTGCGGTCTATCCGTTCGCCGATGCCGCGCGCGGCTTCCAGCACCTGCCAAAAATCCGCAGCGCCATACGCGCACGGCAAAAACTATTGCTCAGCACTGGCACACGCGACCGGACGGTGCGCCCGCTGCAACTGGATTACTGGGGTCGCCTGTGGACCTGCGTTGTGTGGTGCGACACCAGCCGCAAATTCGACGATCTGCGCATCGACGAAATCACGTCACTGCGAATCTTGCCGAGTTTGTTTGTCGAAGAAAAAGGCAAACGCCTACGTGATTATCAATCAGGCAGAGCGCGGGAAGATGAAACATTTGTCGCGCCGGATCATCAGCCATAGGACCGTGCCTTTTTTGGGCAAGAACACCGACGGAATGACCGCCTTCATTTGGCTGCCATCATCCAGGGTGAATTCCACCAGACTTTCGATCCCCATAAACCGCGCCCGCTTGACTGTACCCCGCGCAGGCGTGCCGTCGGCTATGGTCGCATTCGGCCCCTTGCCCGCACGATCAAAGTCGATCTTCAAATGCTGTGGCCGGATCACGATGTCCACCGCCGTGCCATCCGCCACACCGGGTACAAGGAATTGACCAAACTGCGTGGCCGCCAATGCGCCGTGGACATGTGCAGGCACGGTGTTGATATCGCTAAAGAAACCAGCGGCTTCTTTGTCGACAGGCGTATTGTAGATATTATAGGGTGCGCCCATCTGGACGATCTTCCCATCGCGCATCAGTGCGATTTCATCGGCCATGCGCATCGCTTCGCCCGGCTCATGGGTGACCAGCAAAACGGCAGTACCTTCAGCCTTTAGCACCTCAAGCGTTTCATCGCGGATGTCATCGCGCAGACGGTCATCAAGGCCGGAAAAAGGTTCATCCATCAGCATGATTTTGGGCCGCGGCGCAAGCGCGCGGGCAAGTGCGACTCGCTGTTGTTCGCCCCCCGAAAGCTCATGTGGATAACGGTCAATGTGGGCGGACATGCCAACACGTTCCAGCAGTTCTTGGACCCGCCCACGGGTCTTGGATGCACGCCCCGACAGCCCGTAGGCGACATTGCCTGCCACGCTCAAATGCGGGAACAGCGCGAAATCCTGAAACATCAGGCCCGTTGCGCGCCCTTCGGGCGGGACGCGGAACACGCCGTCGCAGACCAATGCTCCGTCCGCCCAGATCGACCCTGCGTCCTGCTTTTCGATGCCTGCAATCATTCGCAATGTCGTGGATTTGCCGCAACCTGATGGCCCCAGCAAACAGGTCACCTGCCCCGGCATGATCGACAACGACACGTCATCCACAACCCGCAGCCCGCCAAAGCTGCGCACCAAATTGCGAATTTCTAGACGCGGTTGCAGGGGGGATGTGTCGCTCACCATTGCAGGCCCTTAATCCTTACCGAAAATATCGGGTATAGATCGCAGATAACAACGCGCCCCACAGAGAGCAAGGCGTGCGGGCAAGTCATCCAAGTAAGTCGCGCGGCCAGATCACCAAACCAAGCCGCGCCACATGCCCTAAAGCGTCGCGTTCACTGCGCCACCATCCAGCAACAGGTTTTGCCCGACAATGAAACCCGCATGGTCCGAACACAAAAACGCACAGGCCGCGCCAAATTCTTGTGCCGTTCCGTAGCGTCCAGCAGGGATCGTCGCAGACCGGTTCACCTTAGCCTGTTCCATAGAAATGCCCTGCGCCGTGCTGACACCCGTGTCCAATTGGATCGCGCGGTCTGTTGCGTGAATCCCGGGCAAAAGGTTGTTGATCGTCACGCCGGACCCAGCCACCTGCCGCGACGTTCCGGCGACAAATCCTGTCAGACCCGTACGGGCGGTATTGGACAGCCCCAGTGCGGGGATCGGCGCTTTGACCGACCCCGACGTGATGTTCACCACACGCCCCCAGCCGCGATCAATCATCGCAGGCATCAAGGCTTGCATCAAAGCAATCGGCGTCAGCATATTGGCATCCAAGGCGGCAATAAAATCGTCGCGATCCCAGTCCGACCATGTTCCCGGTGGCGGGCCGCCTGCATTTGTCACCAAGATATCAACGCCTTGCGCCGCTGCTAAAACAGCCTCTCGACCTGCCGGCGTCGTTATATCGGCCGCAACCGTTACGACATCCACACCGTGTACTGCGCGAATCGCCGCAGCCGTGGCTTCCAATGCGTCAGACCCGCGCGCGTTCAAGACCAGATCGACGCCCTCAGCGGCCAACGCCTCAGCGCAGCCCCGCCCGAGACCCTTAGAGGATGCACAAACCAGTGCCCGCTTGCCTTTGATGCCCATGTCCATTCCGTAATTCTCCCTTAGACGAGGCTAAAAGCCCCGTAATTTAACCGATAATCAACAATCGCCCATTTACAGACGAACCGTTGAAGATATTCTGCCCTATTTCTAGGGTAGTTCCCTTTGCAAAGACCACCCCAATGAGTAGAGTAGTTTCGCATTACCTATACCCCTCGCAACACCATTGCAGTTTTCGCGTCAAACGATTTTGTCGTGACCGATGGCGTGGCCGAAGGCGAAGGCGTGACGTTCAAGGACGACCTTGTGCTTGATGACGTCTACCAGCTCTCCCCGAACCTCACGCGCAAGGCTTTAACATACGAAAAATGCGACGGCACAGCCTTCATCGTCGCCGATGACACCGAGATCGGGACACCGGGAAATCAACTGTATCTCGACTGCACGATCACCTTGATGGGCCCTGACAGCACGACCTACGAAGCGCTGGTCTGGGTCGAAGTCGAAGGCGATGAAGCTGCTGAGGTTTACCTGATGCCATTGGCGACCCTGCGCGCAGAATACGATTATCGCCTTGTTGGGGCTGATCGCGAAACAGCGGCGGCAAAATTCGGCGATGTTGCCTGCGTGCGCTTCGCCCGTGGCACCAACATCACGCTGGCATCCGGCGCGCAAATTCCGATTGAAGACCTCAAGGTCGGCGACCGTGTCCTGACCCGTGACGCAGGCCCACAGCAAATCCGCTGGATCGGCAACACGACATTGCGCGCCGTGGGCGATTACGCCCCCGTGGTCATCACCGCAGGTGCGCTGTTTAACACCCGCGATCTGGTCCTCTCCCCTGACCACCGCCTGTTCATCTACCAACGCGAAGACCGCATTGGCGCTGGCCGATCCGAAGTGCTTGTAAAAGTCCGCCACCTGATCAACGGCACGACTGTTTACCAACAGCGCGGCGGGTTTGTGGACTATTTCCAGATCCTGTTTGACGATCACCAGATCATCTACGCCGAAGGCATCGCCGCCGAAACGCTGCTGGTAGACGCGCGCACCCGCGCAGCCCTGCCCGATGACGTCAGCGCGACCGATCATCTCGACACGTCGCATCAGGCGTTTGAAGTTACCGAAAGCCTCGCCAATCGTCCCGACGTGGTCGCGCTGCTGAAACGCGCCTCGTCCAGCTAGCTCCCGATTGCCCTTACCCGCCGCCCCCGCTATAGCGCGGTCATGACAAATCGCCCTGCCCTCCCAGCTGAAATTGCCCGCCGCCGGACCTTTGCGATCATCTCGCATCCCGACGCAGGCAAGACGACCTTGACGGAAAAGTTTCTGCTGTTTGGCGGAGCGATCCAGATGGCGGGCCAAGTGCGCGCCAAAGGCGAGGCACGGCGCACGCGATCGGACTTTATGCAGATGGAAAAGGACCGCGGAATTTCCGTATCCGCATCTGCAATGTCGTTTGATTACAAACACTTCCGCTACAATCTTGTCGACACACCGGGCCACTCTGATTTTTCCGAAGACACCTACCGCACCCTCACGGCCGTGGACGCCGCCGTCATGGTCATTGACGGCGCCAAAGGCGTGGAATCCCAAACCCGCAAACTGTTTGAGGTGTGCCGCCTGCGCGACCTGCCGATCCTGACATTTTGTAACAAAATGGACCGCGAAAGCCGCGATACTTTTGAAATCATCGACGAAATTCAAGAAAACCTCGCCATTGACGTGACACCAGCCAGCTGGCCCATCGGCACGGGCCGCGATTTTATCGGCTGTTATGACATTCTGCGCGACCGCCTTGATATTATGGACCGCGCAGATCGAAATACGGTCGCCGCAAGTGTTGAAATCAAAGGCTTGGACGACCCAAAATGGGAAGAATACGTGCCAGAACGCCTGCTGGCGCAGTTTCGTGAAGAAATCGAAATGGCGAAAGAACTGCTGCCCAAACTCGACCCCAAGGCGGTGCTCGAAGGGACAATGACGCCGATCTGGTTTGGTTCTGCGATCAATTCATTTGGCGTGCGCGAATTGATGGAAGGGATCAGTCAATACGGCCCCGAACCCCAGCCGCAAACCGCCCAGCCCCGCACGATCCTGCCCGAAGAAAAGAACGTTACCGGATTCGTGTTCAAGGTTCAGGCCAATATGGACCCAAAACACCGCGACCGCGTTGCGTTCGTGCGCATGGCTTCGGGCCACTTCACCCGCGGGCAAAAACTGACCCATGTGCGCACCAAGAAACAGATGGCAATTTCCAATCCCGTGCTGTTCCTCGCGTCTGACCGCGAACTCGCCGAAGAAGCTTGGGCTGGCGACATCATCGGCATTCCCAACCACGGCCAATTGCGCATTGGCGACACACTGACCGAAGGCGAAGTCCTAAACGTCAAAGGCATCCCAAGCTTTGCACCCGAACTGTTACAAGGTGTGCGATCAGGCGATCCGTTGAAATCCAAACACCTCGAAAAAGCGCTGATGCAATTCGCCGAAGAAGGCGCTGCCAAAGTGTTCAAACCCTCCTTCGGGTCCGGCTTTATTGTCGGCGTCGTCGGTCCACTACAATTCGAAGTCCTCGCCTCGCGGATCGAACTGGAATACGGCCTGCCCGTGCGGTTTGAACAATCCCAATTCACCTCAGCCCGCTGGGTCTCTGGTGACAAAATCGCAGTGGAAAAATTCAGCACCGCCAACAAGCTGCACATCGGAACCGACAGCGACGGCGACACCGTCTATCTGACCCGCCTGCAATGGGACATTGACCGCGTCGGGCGCGATTACCCCGACATCAACCTGACAGCGACCAAGGAAATGATGGCCGAATAATCCCACCAGAGTCGGACTTGCAACAAACCGCCGAACCCAACTTTGGATTATTGATCAACGCGGCGAAAATTCATAACCTTTGTCCAAACATAAATGGCCAAGGATCGTCTCGATGAAAAACACTGTCTCGCTCGCCGCACTCGCCGCCCCCCTAACGCTGGCGGCAGGGTCCGTTTGGGCCGATGATTTGGCCGCATCATGGGATCTTCTGGCCGCGATCTCAGTCGAAGAAATCGTGACCGACACGACCTATGAAGTGCGTAAAATCTTTCCCGCCGCCGTTGAGAACGGCATCGATCAGTTTGACATCACGGGCTTCATCGTGCCGCTGACCGACGGGCCAGACATCACCGATTTCATTCTTGTGTCCGATATGGGGTTCTGCCCGTTTTGCGGATCGCCAGAACACGGCACATCCTTGCAAGTGACAATGGCAGACCCTTTGACAGGCTTTGAAGAAGGCAGCCGCATCACCCTGCGCGGCGCCCTTCAAGCCGTGACCGATCCAGAAACATGGCAGACGACCGTAATGACAAACGCCCGCGCCCTATAGCGCCAAGATGGGCGATCCTAATTTTGTACAAACCATGCACAAGGGTGCCGGATTTTTGTACAAAACCGCATACTACACGACAGTAGGGTGGTTGAGGGTGTCAGAAGGTGATTTAGGAGCGGACTCTTATCGCTAAAAAAGGTTCCACGGATGATCACGAAAGCCCTGACGACCCTCAAGAAGAGGTTATCCCCCCATTTAGAGTTGAGCAACAGTCGCCTTGAAACGATGTGCCTCTTGATCATGGGAATGGTGAATGCCCGGACGGTAAATTTGAGCCATCTGGCCTGTGAGTTTCCTACCGATAGCAAGGTTGAAAGCACCTACCGTCGCCTACAACGCTTTTTCCAGCATGTTGATCTTGGCTCGGATTGGGCGGCCCCCTTGCTTGTTAAAATGATTGGTTCTGGCCCCACCTGGCATTTATGCTTGGACCGAACAAATTGGAAAATTAGCCAACGCCATGTCAACTTCTTGGTCTTAGCCATTGTCACACGCCGCCACCGTATTCCGTTGATGTGGAGCGTTTTGGGGCGTGCAGGGAACAGCGATACTGCTCAGCGCATTGCCTTGATGAAACGTTATCTGTCGGTGTTTGAGGTCTCCACCATCAAGTTCTTGTTAGCGGACCGGGAATTCATTGGAGCACAATGGTTGGATTTTCTTCATAAAAACAACGTCCCATTTGTCATCCGTATCAAAGCAAACCAACTTGTGACCACACAGGACGGGAAAACGCAAAATCTAAGCACCTTGTTGCGCACCTGTCGCGGTAAGCGCAACTTTGATGCCCGATTTGGAGGCAACAATTTGGGGGAGGCCACGTGGTTTAGCTTTGCTGCAAAGCGCATCAAGGGGGGTGAGCTTTTGATCGTCGTCTCTAACCGGCCCGCACATCGGGCCCTCGCCACCTACAAGAAAAGATGGGCCATTGAGAGCCTCTTTGGCGACACAAAGACACGCGGCTTCAATCTTGAAGACACACGACTGACCATCTCCAAAAAACTTGAGCTTCTTTTAGGTCTCGTTGCGCTCGCGGTTGCATGGGCATCTAAAACCGCCACAAAGCTTATTGGAGGCGGGAAAATGAAGCGGAAAAAACACGGATATTTTGCAAAGTCATTCTTTCGAATTGGCTTCGATCAGCTCCGTAAACTGCTCAGGTCAGACCCAAACGCCGCTGTCTCACCGTGGATACTAATTCCACACATAATCACAAGAGTCGTGTAGTATGACAAAAACCGTTAAAACACCGTGACATTGCGCAACCGCGTCCAACCTGACGGGCAAATCACCGACGTGGCGATGCGCGGCATGTTCACCGGAAATTGCGGCATTCTGCACAGCACTGACAAGATCATGGGCCCCGCTTTGTGGAAACATCACGCATGGATTTGCTGCACACTTAATTGGCAAGAACGGCGACGTGACGTGATGACAGGCCGCAACTGGACAGAACTTTTTTTCCTTGATGAAGCCGTCGCAATGGCCGCCGGACACCGCCCCTGCGCCTATTGTCGCCGTTCAAATTATAACGCGTTTTCAGATGCTTGGGGTGGTCGCTTGAAGGCGCCGCAGATGGACACCGTGCTGCACGCGGCCCGTGCAGTTCATGGCGCGCGCGCCCTGCAAACCCACCACGCAGACGCCGCCACACTGCCCGCAGGAACCTTCATTAAAACAACTGAAATCAATTTGTTAACCACAGAGGCGGCCCTGCCCTACAGCCCGTCAGGCTACGGCGCACCGAAATCGCGCCCCACAGGCAACGTCATAGTCCTCACCGCTCAGCCGATGATCGACGTTCTGCGTCGGGGCTATGCCCCCAAACTGCACCACACCGCAGGGTAACTCCTTTGATAACTTGACGTTAGCGCGGCCTAGACGTAAGTGTTCGCCACCCAAAGGGCAGGCAATATGGCCAGCCCGGCCGCGTGACGATTGCGGCAAATAGGCTGCAAACTCCGCGAAAGGATTAACTTGATTAAATTCAGTGACTTAAAACTTGACGCCAAGGTCCTCAAGGCCGTCGAAGAAACTGGCTACGAGACGCCAACCCCCATTCAAGCCGGTGCGATTCCCCCCGCATTAGAAGGCCGCGACGTGCTGGGTATTGCCCAAACGGGCACTGGCAAAACCGCCGGCTTCACGCTGCCGATGATCACCATGTTGAAACGAGGCCGCGCCCGTGCGCGCATGCCCCGGTCCTTGGTGCTGGCCCCAACTCGTGAATTAGCCGCGCAAGTGGCTGAAAACTTTGACACTTATGCCAAATACACCAAGCTGACCAAAGCGTTGTTGATTGGTGGCGTGTCGTTCAAAGAACAAGACAACCTGATTGATCGCGGCGTCGACGTTCTGATTGCCACCCCCGGCCGTCTTCTGGACCACTTTGAGCGTGGCAAACTGATCCTGTCGGACGTGAAAATCATGGTCGTCGATGAGGCTGACCGCATGCTCGACATGGGTTTCATCCCTGATATTGAACGCATTTTTGGGCTCACCCCGTTCACCCGCCAGACGCTGTTCTTCTCTGCAACGATGGCACCCGAAATTGAGCGGATCACCAACACATTCCTGTCCAACCCCGCCAAAATCGAAGTCGCACGCGCCGCAACAACGTCCGAGACGATTACGCAGGGCGTGATTATGTTCAAAGGCTCCAAGAAAGCCTCTGAGGCCAGTGAAAAACAAAAGCTTCTGCGCGATATCATCGCCAGTGAGGGCGCTGATTGCCGCAATGGCATCATCTTCTGTAATCGCAAGATTGACGTCGATGCAGTTGCTAAATCAATGACAAAGGCGGGTCTGGATGCCTCCCCGATCCACGGCGATCTGGAACAGTCACACCGGATGCGCACACTTGCGAAATTCCGCGACGGCACGCTGCGCTTTCTTGTGGCATCCGACGTTGCGGCCCGGGGCCTCGATATTCCGAACGTAAGCCACGTGTTTAACTACGACGTTCCCAGCCACGCGGAAGACTATGTGCACCGGATTGGTCGCACGGGTCGGGCGGGCAAAACCGGTACGACGATCATGATTTGCACACCGCGCGACCAGAAGAATTTCGATGATATTGAACGGCTTGTGGAAATGGCGATCCCTAGAATGGAATTGCCAGGCATGGCGTCGGTGGCACCGGTGGCGACACCTGTGGATGCCGCAGCACCAAGCGACGACAAGCCAAAACGGACACGGACCCGTGGCGGTCGTGGTCGTAGGACTGATGCGGAAAAGGTAGCAATTTCGCCCGTAGATGCGGCACAGGCTGACACCGCGCAGCAGGACACACCCAAGGTCGAAACACCCGAAGCGGGCGCAGCCAAGGCCAAGGCTGAAACCCCAATGGCTCAAACCCCAGCGGTCGAAACTGCAAAAGTTGATCCGCCACGGTCTGAGACAAAGAAGATTGAATCACCTAAAGCGGAACCAACACGGAATGCCCCGCGTCAGGATCACAGCGACAACTCCAATCGTGAGCGATCACGCGGTGGACACAATCGGGGTGGACGCGACAACCATGATCGTGGACCCAAGATTGTGGGTATGGGCGATGATGCTCCAACGTTCATCACTTTAAGTTTTGATGAACGACAGGATGGCTAAACCTTTCAATTAACAAACAAAAAGGGCACCCAAACGGGTGCCCTTTTTCGTTTCTGGTGTTTGGTCATCAGGCTTGATTTAGGCCAGTCGTGAAATGACCACAGTGACTTCTGGCTTCTTCCCAATCTCACTATAGGCTGTCTTCCGTGCGATGGTGCGCAGCTCTTTTTCGAGCTTTTCATCGTCGGCCAACGTGCGATCATTTGCGCGACCCAAGAACTGGCTTAGGTCTTCTTCGAGGACATCCACAAGCGGCGCATTGTTGCGACCCTGCTTTGGCAGGCCCATGATTTCGCACCACGGATCGCCCATTGGATCGCCGTTTTCGTCGATGATCAATGTCACGATCACATGGCCATTCAGCGCCATGCGAATACGGTCGCGCACAACACCGTCAAACTGGCCGACTTTGACCGATCCGTCGAGATACATGCGGCCTGTCTCGATATGCTCGACAACTTTTGCCTTGTTGCCGGACAGATCGACCATCATGCCATTGACGGCCAACACACCCTGCACGCCAGCAGCTTCGCCGATATTGACGTGTTCGCGCAGGTGGCGGTGTTCACCGTGCATCGGAATCAGCGTTTGTGGCTTGATCAGATCGCGCATGGTGTCCAGATCAGGGCGGTTCGCGTGGCCGGAGACGTGATACAGCCCGCCACTGGAATCGTCGACCACATCCACACCCAACTCACTGAATTGGTTCATGATATGAATGACGCCCTTCTCGTTTCCGGGAATGGTTTTCGATGAAAACAGGAACGTGTCGCCCTCTCTCATCGTGATGCCCATGTACTTGCCATTGGCCAGTTGTGCAGACGCCGCGCGGCGTTCACCCTGCGATCCAGTCACCAACAACAACACGTTTTCACGCGGCAAGTTGCCCACCTCTTCTGGGGGGATCACATGTGGAAAGTCGTTCAGAATGCCGACTTCAGTTGCGGCTTCTACCATGCGGCGCATGGAACGGCCCAACAGACAGACAGACCGACCCGCACGTTCAGCGGCCAGCGCAATCGTGCGCACGCGCGACACGTTGGACGCAAATGTTGTCGCCGCAACCATGCCTTTGGCGTTGATCAGAAACTTTTCGATCTCTGGGCCGACGGTGGATTCGCTACGGCCTTCTTCGCGCGAAAACACATTGGTGGAATCGCAGACCAGCGCTTTGACACCGTCTTTGCCCAGTGATGCCCAAAGATCATAATCAAACGGCTCACCGATACCGGGTTCGACATCAATCTTGAAATCGCCGGTATGGATGATGCGCCCACCTTTGCTGTCAATCACCAGACCTGAGCTTTCAGGGATGGAGTGTGAAATCGGCACAAAACCAACCTCAAACGGGCCAACCTTTACGGTTTCAGGCCATTTCCCCACGGTCTTCACTGTCTTGTCAGAGAACCCGTGTTCGGACATTTTGCGCCGCGCAAGGTTGGCGGTAAACGCACGCGCATAAATCGGCGCGCCAAGGCGTTCGTACAAATGGCCAACAGCGCCGACGTGGTCTTCATGGCCGTGGGTGATGAAAATCGCCTCAATCTGGCTTTTGCGCGCGGCAAGCCACGAGATATCCGGCAGGATCAAATCAACCCCCGGTGTGCCGTCCATATCGGGGAACGTGACCCCCAAATCAACTACAATCAGTCGTTCCGCGTCCGCTGGGCCGTAGCCGTAAACGTAACAATTCATACCAATCTCGCCCGCGCCACCGAGGGGGAGATACATCAATCTAGCTTTGCTCATATTAGTTATTTTGGTCCTTGTTATACCTGTGGATCACGGTAAGTCCGTGCATCGTCAGGTCATCTTCGATTGTGTCAAAAAGGGCGTAACCACTTGAAAACAATGGTGCCAGCCCTCCGGTTCCTACGACTTTCATGGGGCGGTCGTACTCGCCCTTTATCCGTTCACACAGG
This window contains:
- a CDS encoding Hint domain-containing protein, with product MTDGVAEGEGVTFKDDLVLDDVYQLSPNLTRKALTYEKCDGTAFIVADDTEIGTPGNQLYLDCTITLMGPDSTTYEALVWVEVEGDEAAEVYLMPLATLRAEYDYRLVGADRETAAAKFGDVACVRFARGTNITLASGAQIPIEDLKVGDRVLTRDAGPQQIRWIGNTTLRAVGDYAPVVITAGALFNTRDLVLSPDHRLFIYQREDRIGAGRSEVLVKVRHLINGTTVYQQRGGFVDYFQILFDDHQIIYAEGIAAETLLVDARTRAALPDDVSATDHLDTSHQAFEVTESLANRPDVVALLKRASSS
- a CDS encoding ABC transporter ATP-binding protein produces the protein MVSDTSPLQPRLEIRNLVRSFGGLRVVDDVSLSIMPGQVTCLLGPSGCGKSTTLRMIAGIEKQDAGSIWADGALVCDGVFRVPPEGRATGLMFQDFALFPHLSVAGNVAYGLSGRASKTRGRVQELLERVGMSAHIDRYPHELSGGEQQRVALARALAPRPKIMLMDEPFSGLDDRLRDDIRDETLEVLKAEGTAVLLVTHEPGEAMRMADEIALMRDGKIVQMGAPYNIYNTPVDKEAAGFFSDINTVPAHVHGALAATQFGQFLVPGVADGTAVDIVIRPQHLKIDFDRAGKGPNATIADGTPARGTVKRARFMGIESLVEFTLDDGSQMKAVIPSVFLPKKGTVLWLMIRRDKCFIFPRSA
- a CDS encoding IS4 family transposase, producing the protein MITKALTTLKKRLSPHLELSNSRLETMCLLIMGMVNARTVNLSHLACEFPTDSKVESTYRRLQRFFQHVDLGSDWAAPLLVKMIGSGPTWHLCLDRTNWKISQRHVNFLVLAIVTRRHRIPLMWSVLGRAGNSDTAQRIALMKRYLSVFEVSTIKFLLADREFIGAQWLDFLHKNNVPFVIRIKANQLVTTQDGKTQNLSTLLRTCRGKRNFDARFGGNNLGEATWFSFAAKRIKGGELLIVVSNRPAHRALATYKKRWAIESLFGDTKTRGFNLEDTRLTISKKLELLLGLVALAVAWASKTATKLIGGGKMKRKKHGYFAKSFFRIGFDQLRKLLRSDPNAAVSPWILIPHIITRVV
- the tatB gene encoding Sec-independent protein translocase protein TatB, which translates into the protein MPNLSWMEMLVVGIVALIVIGPKDLPGMFRQVGQFVGKAKGMAREFSSAMNAAADESGINEINKTIKAAANPKKFGVDKIREASQGAVKSTLKAGGETEALKTKLSAERTATAEKLNKAMAKAAEDRIAAEKADAKVEAGPETAPKAAPKKAAPKAAAAKKAPPKTTAAKKAAPKKAATKAPVKAPVKAKSPAKDAK
- a CDS encoding twin-arginine translocase TatA/TatE family subunit; the encoded protein is MLNNIGLPGLLLIAVVVLVLFGRGKISSLMGEVGKGITAFKKGVDDSSKEIEETMSDDVKDVTPADEDTKV
- a CDS encoding peptide chain release factor 3, which gives rise to MTNRPALPAEIARRRTFAIISHPDAGKTTLTEKFLLFGGAIQMAGQVRAKGEARRTRSDFMQMEKDRGISVSASAMSFDYKHFRYNLVDTPGHSDFSEDTYRTLTAVDAAVMVIDGAKGVESQTRKLFEVCRLRDLPILTFCNKMDRESRDTFEIIDEIQENLAIDVTPASWPIGTGRDFIGCYDILRDRLDIMDRADRNTVAASVEIKGLDDPKWEEYVPERLLAQFREEIEMAKELLPKLDPKAVLEGTMTPIWFGSAINSFGVRELMEGISQYGPEPQPQTAQPRTILPEEKNVTGFVFKVQANMDPKHRDRVAFVRMASGHFTRGQKLTHVRTKKQMAISNPVLFLASDRELAEEAWAGDIIGIPNHGQLRIGDTLTEGEVLNVKGIPSFAPELLQGVRSGDPLKSKHLEKALMQFAEEGAAKVFKPSFGSGFIVGVVGPLQFEVLASRIELEYGLPVRFEQSQFTSARWVSGDKIAVEKFSTANKLHIGTDSDGDTVYLTRLQWDIDRVGRDYPDINLTATKEMMAE
- a CDS encoding helix-turn-helix transcriptional regulator, yielding MRRADRLMTLIRHLRSGDLHRASDLAVAMDVSLRTIYRDMETLAKSGVPVEGERGTGYRITAAITLPPLNLSMAELEALHIGLAAMRQSHDPDLAAAASSLATKLDGVLPEVNAPKALAVYPFADAARGFQHLPKIRSAIRARQKLLLSTGTRDRTVRPLQLDYWGRLWTCVVWCDTSRKFDDLRIDEITSLRILPSLFVEEKGKRLRDYQSGRAREDETFVAPDHQP
- a CDS encoding SDR family oxidoreductase encodes the protein MDMGIKGKRALVCASSKGLGRGCAEALAAEGVDLVLNARGSDALEATAAAIRAVHGVDVVTVAADITTPAGREAVLAAAQGVDILVTNAGGPPPGTWSDWDRDDFIAALDANMLTPIALMQALMPAMIDRGWGRVVNITSGSVKAPIPALGLSNTARTGLTGFVAGTSRQVAGSGVTINNLLPGIHATDRAIQLDTGVSTAQGISMEQAKVNRSATIPAGRYGTAQEFGAACAFLCSDHAGFIVGQNLLLDGGAVNATL